A genomic stretch from Mycobacterium cookii includes:
- the ilvC gene encoding ketol-acid reductoisomerase, whose protein sequence is MFYDDDADLSIIQGRKVGVIGYGSQGHAHSLSLRDSGVEVRVGLKEGSKSRAKVEEQGLTVDTPAEVAKWADVIMLLAPDTAQADIFKNDIEPNLKDGDALFFGHGLNIHFDLIKPPGNVTIAMVAPKGPGHLVRRQFVDGKGVPCLIAVDQDPTGNGEALALSYAKAIGGTRAGVIKTTFKDETETDLFGEQAVLCGGTEELVKTGFDVMVEAGYPPEMAYFEVLHELKLIVDLMYEGGIARMNYSVSDTAEFGGYLSGPRVIDADTKERMRGILRDIQSGEFTKKLVANVEGGNKQLEQLRKENAEHPIEVTGKKLRDLMSWVDRPITETA, encoded by the coding sequence ATGTTTTACGACGATGATGCCGACCTGTCGATCATCCAGGGCCGCAAAGTCGGCGTCATCGGATACGGCAGCCAGGGGCACGCGCACTCGCTGAGCCTGCGCGACTCCGGAGTTGAGGTCCGCGTCGGACTGAAGGAAGGCTCGAAGTCGCGGGCCAAAGTCGAGGAGCAGGGCCTGACCGTCGACACCCCGGCCGAGGTCGCCAAGTGGGCCGACGTGATCATGCTGCTGGCGCCCGACACCGCGCAGGCCGACATCTTCAAGAACGACATCGAGCCCAACCTGAAGGACGGCGACGCGCTGTTCTTCGGTCACGGCCTCAACATTCACTTCGACCTGATCAAGCCGCCCGGCAACGTCACCATCGCCATGGTCGCCCCGAAGGGGCCCGGCCACCTGGTGCGTCGTCAATTCGTCGACGGCAAGGGCGTGCCCTGCCTGATCGCCGTCGACCAGGACCCGACCGGTAACGGCGAGGCGCTCGCGCTGTCGTATGCCAAGGCCATCGGCGGCACCCGCGCGGGCGTCATCAAGACCACCTTCAAGGACGAGACCGAGACCGACCTGTTCGGTGAGCAGGCCGTGTTGTGTGGCGGCACAGAGGAATTGGTGAAGACCGGTTTCGACGTGATGGTCGAGGCAGGCTACCCGCCGGAGATGGCCTACTTCGAGGTGCTGCACGAGCTCAAGCTGATCGTCGACCTGATGTACGAGGGCGGCATCGCGCGGATGAATTACTCGGTGTCCGACACCGCCGAGTTCGGCGGTTACCTGTCGGGCCCGCGCGTCATCGACGCCGACACCAAGGAGCGGATGCGCGGCATCCTGCGCGACATCCAGAGCGGCGAGTTCACCAAGAAGCTCGTCGCCAACGTCGAGGGCGGCAACAAGCAGCTCGAGCAGCTGCGCAAGGAGAACGCCGAGCACCCCATCGAGGTCACCGGAAAGAAGTTGCGCGACCTGATGAGCTGGGTCGACCGCCCGATCACCGAGACCGCCTGA
- a CDS encoding DUF4262 domain-containing protein — protein MQEWLELIYAAVQENGWIVQYVTGRTPFAYTIGLHERGLPELLVTGMPPQRARLVLNTVAGYLVDGGRPVPGERMLIGGELLLDFVQVQHPIAHLKFAFSIYGPDLRALQVVWPDEQGHRPWCAEFSNDGVPQPVFGVRVDPPDTPNRR, from the coding sequence ATGCAGGAGTGGCTGGAGCTCATCTACGCAGCCGTACAAGAAAATGGCTGGATTGTGCAATACGTCACCGGACGCACGCCTTTCGCGTACACAATCGGTTTGCATGAGCGAGGCCTGCCCGAACTGTTGGTCACGGGGATGCCGCCGCAGCGTGCGAGACTCGTGCTCAACACCGTCGCCGGATATCTCGTGGACGGTGGAAGGCCGGTACCGGGCGAGCGGATGTTGATCGGCGGTGAACTCCTGCTCGATTTCGTCCAGGTACAGCACCCGATCGCCCACTTGAAATTCGCGTTCTCGATCTACGGGCCCGATCTGCGGGCCCTCCAGGTGGTCTGGCCGGACGAGCAGGGGCACCGGCCGTGGTGCGCGGAATTCAGTAACGATGGGGTGCCTCAGCCGGTGTTCGGGGTCCGCGTCGACCCGCCGGACACGCCAAATCGACGCTAG
- the serA gene encoding phosphoglycerate dehydrogenase produces the protein MSLPVVLIADKLAQSTVEALGDQVEVRWVDGPDREKLLAAVPEADALLVRSATTVDAEVLSAAPKLKIVARAGVGLDNVDVDAATERGVLVVNAPTSNIHSAAEHAVALLLSAARQIPAADATLREHAWKRSSFSGTEIFGKTVGVVGLGRIGQLVAQRLAAFEAHIVAYDPYVSAARAAQLGIELLTLDELLGRADFISVHLPKTPETAGLIDKEALAKTKPGVIIVNAARGGLIDEAALADAISSGHVRAAGVDVYSKEPCTDSPLFELSQVVATPHLGASTEEAQDRAGTDVAASVKLALAGEFVPDAVNVGGGAVSEEVAPWLDLARKLGVLAGALSEELPTSLSVQVRGELASEDVEVLRLSALRGLFSAVIEDQVTFVNAPAIAEERGVAADISTATESPNHRSVVDVRAVAADGSVVNVAGALSGPQQVEKIVQINGRNFDLRAQGIYLVINYADQPGALGKIGTLLGTAGVNIQAAQLSEDAEGPGATILLRVDRDIPADVRDEIRTSVSANKLEVVDLS, from the coding sequence GTGAGCCTGCCTGTTGTTTTGATCGCTGACAAACTTGCCCAATCCACTGTCGAGGCCCTGGGTGACCAGGTCGAGGTGCGCTGGGTCGACGGCCCCGACCGCGAGAAGCTGCTGGCCGCTGTGCCCGAGGCCGACGCGCTGCTGGTTCGTTCGGCCACGACCGTCGACGCCGAGGTGCTGAGTGCCGCACCCAAGCTCAAGATCGTCGCCCGCGCCGGCGTCGGGCTGGACAACGTCGACGTGGACGCCGCCACCGAGCGCGGCGTGCTGGTGGTCAACGCGCCGACGTCGAACATCCACAGCGCCGCCGAACACGCCGTGGCGCTGCTGCTGTCGGCTGCCCGCCAGATTCCTGCCGCCGACGCCACCCTGCGCGAACATGCCTGGAAGCGGTCGTCGTTCTCCGGCACCGAGATCTTCGGCAAGACGGTCGGAGTGGTCGGCCTGGGCCGGATCGGGCAGCTGGTTGCCCAGCGGCTGGCCGCATTCGAGGCACACATCGTCGCCTACGACCCGTACGTGTCGGCCGCGCGGGCCGCGCAGTTGGGCATCGAGTTGCTGACTCTCGACGAGCTGTTGGGACGGGCTGATTTCATCTCGGTGCACCTGCCCAAGACGCCCGAGACCGCAGGCCTGATCGACAAAGAGGCGCTGGCCAAGACCAAGCCGGGCGTGATCATCGTCAACGCCGCACGCGGCGGACTGATCGACGAGGCTGCACTGGCCGACGCCATCTCCAGCGGACATGTGCGTGCCGCCGGCGTCGACGTCTACTCCAAGGAGCCGTGCACGGACAGCCCGCTGTTCGAGCTGTCGCAGGTGGTGGCGACCCCGCACCTGGGGGCGTCGACCGAAGAGGCACAGGACCGCGCCGGCACCGACGTCGCAGCCAGTGTGAAGCTGGCGCTGGCAGGCGAATTCGTTCCCGACGCGGTCAATGTCGGAGGCGGGGCGGTCAGCGAAGAGGTGGCGCCGTGGCTGGATCTGGCCCGCAAACTCGGTGTGCTGGCCGGTGCGCTCAGCGAGGAACTGCCGACGTCGCTGTCGGTGCAAGTCCGCGGCGAGCTGGCCTCCGAAGATGTTGAGGTGCTGCGGCTTTCGGCGCTGCGGGGTCTGTTCTCGGCGGTGATCGAGGACCAGGTGACGTTCGTCAACGCGCCGGCGATCGCCGAGGAGCGCGGCGTGGCTGCCGATATCAGCACCGCCACCGAAAGCCCTAACCACCGCAGCGTCGTCGACGTGCGCGCCGTCGCCGCCGACGGTTCGGTGGTGAATGTGGCCGGAGCGTTGTCCGGTCCGCAGCAGGTGGAGAAGATCGTGCAGATCAACGGTCGCAACTTCGACCTGCGCGCGCAAGGCATCTACCTCGTCATCAATTACGCCGATCAGCCTGGGGCACTGGGCAAGATCGGCACGCTGCTCGGTACCGCCGGGGTGAACATTCAGGCCGCGCAACTCTCCGAGGACGCCGAGGGCCCGGGTGCGACGATCCTGCTTCGTGTGGACCGCGACATCCCCGCCGATGTTCGCGACGAGATCAGAACGTCGGTGTCGGCCAACAAACTCGAAGTGGTTGACCTGTCGTGA
- a CDS encoding 3-isopropylmalate dehydrogenase, whose product MKLAVIPGDGIGPEVIAEAVKVLDAVLPGVEKTEYDLGAKRFHATGEVLPESVVPELRTHDAILLGAIGDPSVPSGVLERGLLLRLRFELDHHVNLRPGRLYPGVSSPLAGNPEIDFVVVREGTEGPYTGTGGAIRVGTPHEVATEVSINTAFGVRRVVADAFERAQHRRKHLTLVHKTNVLTFAGSLWSRTVQEVGEKYPDVEVAYQHVDAATIHLVTDPGRFDVIVTDNLFGDIITDLAAAVCGGIGLAASGNIDATRTNPSMFEPVHGSAPDIAGQGIADPTAAVMSVALLLSHVGEDAAAARVDRAVASHLASRPTAKLSTAEIGERIASGL is encoded by the coding sequence GTGAAACTCGCAGTGATTCCGGGCGACGGGATCGGGCCCGAGGTCATCGCCGAAGCGGTCAAGGTTCTCGATGCGGTGCTGCCCGGGGTTGAGAAGACCGAATACGACTTGGGCGCCAAGCGATTTCACGCCACCGGAGAGGTATTGCCGGAGTCGGTGGTTCCCGAACTGCGGACGCACGACGCAATCCTTTTGGGTGCTATTGGTGATCCGTCAGTGCCCAGTGGCGTGCTCGAGCGAGGTCTGCTGCTGCGTCTGCGTTTCGAGCTGGACCACCACGTCAACCTGCGACCGGGTCGGCTCTATCCGGGTGTGAGCAGTCCTTTGGCGGGTAACCCGGAGATCGACTTCGTCGTGGTCCGCGAGGGCACCGAGGGTCCTTACACCGGGACCGGCGGCGCGATCCGCGTCGGCACCCCCCACGAGGTGGCCACCGAGGTCAGCATTAACACCGCTTTCGGCGTTCGACGAGTTGTCGCAGACGCTTTCGAGCGCGCACAACACCGTCGCAAACACCTGACGCTGGTGCACAAGACCAACGTGCTGACGTTTGCCGGATCACTGTGGTCGCGAACCGTGCAAGAGGTCGGTGAGAAATATCCCGACGTCGAGGTCGCCTATCAGCACGTCGACGCCGCGACGATCCACTTGGTGACCGATCCGGGTCGCTTCGATGTGATCGTCACCGACAACCTGTTCGGCGACATCATCACCGATCTGGCCGCTGCTGTCTGCGGCGGTATCGGGTTGGCGGCCAGCGGAAATATCGACGCCACTCGCACCAACCCGTCGATGTTCGAGCCGGTGCACGGCAGCGCGCCCGATATCGCCGGGCAGGGGATCGCCGATCCGACCGCCGCGGTTATGTCGGTGGCGCTGTTGCTTTCCCACGTCGGCGAAGACGCTGCCGCCGCGCGAGTGGACCGGGCCGTGGCGTCCCATCTGGCCAGTCGCCCGACTGCAAAGCTATCCACCGCCGAAATCGGCGAACGGATTGCGTCCGGGCTCTAG
- a CDS encoding fumarylacetoacetate hydrolase family protein translates to MRLGRIASPEGVAFVSIEGEPDEPIAREIAEHPFGTPTFTGRAWPVADVRLLSPILASKVVCVGKNYADHIAEMGGTTGPVPADPVIFLKPNTAIIGPNVPIRLPANASPVHFEGELAAVIGRPCKDVTADRAAESILGYTIANDVSARDQQQADGQWTRAKGHDTFCPVGPWISTDVDPSDLELRTEVNGEVKQDSRTSLMIHDVGAIVEWISAVMTLLPGDLILTGTPAGVGPIEDGDTVNITISGIGTLSNPVVRK, encoded by the coding sequence ATGCGCCTTGGCCGAATTGCAAGTCCCGAAGGTGTCGCGTTCGTCAGCATCGAGGGCGAGCCCGACGAGCCAATCGCCCGCGAAATCGCCGAGCATCCGTTCGGCACGCCGACATTCACCGGTCGCGCCTGGCCGGTGGCTGACGTGCGCTTACTGTCGCCGATCCTGGCCAGCAAGGTGGTCTGCGTCGGCAAGAACTACGCCGATCACATCGCCGAGATGGGCGGCACGACCGGCCCGGTGCCGGCCGATCCGGTGATCTTCCTCAAACCCAACACCGCGATCATCGGGCCCAACGTGCCGATTCGGTTGCCGGCCAACGCATCGCCGGTGCATTTCGAGGGTGAACTGGCCGCGGTCATCGGCCGGCCCTGCAAGGACGTCACAGCTGACCGTGCCGCCGAGAGCATCCTCGGCTATACCATCGCCAACGACGTGTCGGCCCGCGATCAGCAGCAGGCCGACGGACAGTGGACGCGGGCGAAGGGCCACGACACCTTCTGCCCGGTCGGGCCGTGGATCTCCACCGACGTCGACCCGTCCGACCTGGAACTGCGCACCGAGGTCAACGGCGAGGTCAAACAGGACAGTCGCACCTCGCTGATGATCCACGACGTCGGCGCGATCGTGGAGTGGATCTCGGCAGTAATGACGCTGCTGCCCGGCGACCTCATCTTGACCGGTACGCCCGCCGGCGTCGGACCGATCGAGGACGGCGACACGGTCAACATCACCATTTCCGGCATCGGAACGCTGTCAAATCCCGTTGTGCGGAAATAG
- a CDS encoding PPOX class F420-dependent oxidoreductase yields the protein MGTNQRAQIVMSEAEITDFVNSSRTGTLATIGPDGQPHLTAMWYGVVDGEIWLETKAKSQKAVNLKRDPRVSFLLEDGATYDTLRGVSFEGVAEIVEDPDAIFRVGVSVWERYTGPYTDEMKPAVDMMMNKRVAVRIVSNRTRSWDHRKLGMPHMPVGGTTAPAAG from the coding sequence ATGGGAACGAACCAGCGCGCGCAGATCGTCATGTCCGAGGCGGAGATCACCGACTTCGTAAACAGCAGCCGCACCGGCACACTGGCCACCATCGGGCCGGACGGGCAGCCGCATTTGACCGCGATGTGGTACGGCGTGGTCGACGGCGAGATCTGGCTGGAGACCAAAGCGAAGTCGCAGAAAGCGGTCAATCTCAAACGCGACCCGCGAGTCAGTTTCCTGCTCGAAGACGGCGCGACCTACGACACGTTGCGGGGTGTGTCGTTCGAAGGCGTCGCGGAGATCGTCGAGGACCCGGATGCGATCTTCCGCGTGGGCGTCAGCGTGTGGGAGCGCTACACCGGGCCCTACACCGACGAGATGAAACCGGCCGTCGACATGATGATGAACAAGCGGGTGGCGGTGCGCATCGTCAGCAATCGCACTCGCTCGTGGGATCACCGCAAGCTCGGAATGCCGCACATGCCGGTGGGCGGTACCACGGCGCCTGCCGCAGGTTAA
- a CDS encoding IclR family transcriptional regulator gives MRQDSGIGVLDKAVGVLHTIAESPCGLAELCDRTGLPRATAHRLAAGLEVHRLLARDGEGRWHLGPAISELAAQVNDPLLAASAIVLPRLREITGESVQLYRREGSSRICIAALEPPAGLRDTVPVGTRLPMTAGSGAKVLLAYSDDATQAAVLPVAKFSDRTLTEVRRRGWAQSAAEREPGVASVSAPVRDANGAVIAAISVSGPIDRMGRRPGARWAADLLAAADALTRRL, from the coding sequence GTGAGACAGGATAGCGGCATCGGCGTGCTCGACAAAGCCGTGGGGGTTCTGCACACGATCGCGGAATCGCCATGCGGATTGGCCGAATTGTGCGATCGCACTGGCCTGCCCAGGGCCACCGCCCATCGCCTGGCGGCCGGCCTGGAGGTCCATCGACTGCTGGCCCGCGACGGCGAGGGCCGCTGGCATCTGGGTCCCGCGATCAGCGAACTCGCCGCACAGGTGAACGACCCGCTACTGGCGGCCAGCGCCATCGTCCTGCCGCGACTGCGCGAGATCACCGGTGAGAGCGTGCAGTTGTATCGGCGCGAAGGCAGTTCCCGGATATGCATCGCCGCGCTGGAACCGCCTGCGGGCCTTCGCGATACCGTCCCGGTGGGCACGCGACTGCCGATGACGGCCGGTTCTGGCGCCAAGGTCTTGCTGGCCTACAGCGACGACGCCACCCAGGCAGCCGTCCTGCCCGTCGCGAAGTTCAGCGACCGCACGTTGACCGAGGTGCGTCGCCGCGGCTGGGCGCAGAGCGCCGCCGAACGCGAGCCGGGAGTAGCCAGCGTCTCGGCGCCGGTGCGCGACGCGAATGGTGCGGTGATCGCTGCGATCTCGGTGTCGGGACCCATCGACCGGATGGGCCGCCGCCCGGGCGCACGCTGGGCGGCGGATCTGCTCGCCGCCGCGGACGCGCTCACGCGACGGCTGTGA
- the leuC gene encoding 3-isopropylmalate dehydratase large subunit, translating into MTETSADNSAGRPRTLAEKVWEDHVVASGGGTEPDLIYIDLHLVHEVTSPQAFDGLRLAGRPVRRPDLTIATEDHNVPTIDIDKPIADPVSRKQVETLRSNCAEFGVRLYPMGDIEQGIVHVVGPQLGLTQPGMTVVCGDSHTSTHGAFGALAMGIGTSEVEHVLATQTLPLRPFKTMAVNVDGELPPGVTAKDIILAVIAKIGTGGGQGHVIEYRGSAIESLSMEARMTVCNMSIEAGARAGMVAPDATTYEFLRGRPHAPTGAQWDAAQAYWDQLRTDDGAEFDTEVHLDAASLTPFVTWGTNPGQGVPLGAVVPDPELMSDDNERQSAEKALAYMDLRPGTPMRDIAVDTVFVGSCTNGRIEDLRAVADILRGRKVADGVRMLVVPGSMRVRAVAESEGLGEIFTAAGAEWRQAGCSMCLGMNPDQLAPGERCAATSNRNFEGRQGKGGRTHLVSPAVAAATAVRGKLSAPADLN; encoded by the coding sequence GTGACAGAAACTTCAGCCGACAACAGCGCTGGGCGTCCGCGCACGCTGGCGGAGAAGGTGTGGGAGGACCACGTGGTGGCCTCCGGCGGTGGCACCGAACCTGACCTGATCTACATCGATCTGCATCTGGTGCACGAGGTCACCAGTCCGCAAGCCTTCGACGGTCTGCGCTTGGCCGGCCGGCCGGTACGCCGCCCCGACCTGACGATCGCGACCGAAGACCACAACGTGCCAACGATCGACATCGACAAGCCGATCGCTGATCCGGTGTCGCGCAAACAAGTCGAGACTCTGCGGAGCAACTGCGCCGAATTCGGTGTCCGTCTCTATCCGATGGGCGATATCGAACAGGGCATCGTGCATGTGGTCGGTCCGCAGTTGGGTCTGACCCAGCCGGGGATGACGGTCGTCTGCGGCGACAGCCACACCTCGACGCACGGCGCATTCGGCGCGTTGGCGATGGGCATCGGGACGTCGGAGGTCGAGCATGTGCTCGCCACGCAGACACTTCCACTGCGGCCGTTCAAGACCATGGCCGTCAATGTCGACGGCGAGTTGCCGCCCGGGGTGACGGCCAAGGACATCATTCTTGCGGTCATCGCCAAGATCGGGACCGGCGGCGGGCAGGGTCACGTCATCGAATACCGCGGCAGCGCCATCGAGTCGCTGTCGATGGAGGCCCGGATGACGGTCTGCAACATGAGCATCGAGGCCGGCGCGAGGGCGGGAATGGTGGCGCCCGACGCCACCACCTACGAATTCCTGCGCGGCCGTCCGCACGCGCCGACCGGCGCGCAGTGGGATGCGGCGCAGGCGTACTGGGATCAGCTGCGCACCGACGACGGCGCCGAGTTCGACACCGAAGTCCATCTGGACGCCGCCTCGTTGACCCCGTTCGTGACGTGGGGCACCAATCCGGGCCAGGGCGTGCCGCTGGGCGCGGTGGTACCGGACCCCGAGCTGATGTCCGACGACAACGAGCGGCAGTCGGCCGAGAAAGCGCTGGCGTACATGGATCTTCGGCCGGGAACGCCGATGCGCGACATCGCCGTGGACACGGTGTTCGTCGGCTCGTGCACCAACGGGCGCATCGAGGATCTGCGCGCGGTGGCCGACATTCTGCGGGGACGGAAGGTGGCCGACGGCGTACGGATGCTGGTTGTGCCCGGATCGATGCGGGTGCGCGCGGTGGCCGAAAGTGAAGGGCTGGGCGAGATCTTCACCGCCGCAGGCGCCGAATGGCGGCAGGCCGGCTGCTCGATGTGCTTGGGGATGAATCCCGATCAACTCGCACCGGGGGAGCGCTGCGCGGCAACGTCGAACCGCAACTTCGAAGGACGTCAGGGCAAGGGCGGCCGTACGCATTTGGTGTCGCCGGCCGTCGCCGCGGCCACCGCAGTGCGCGGAAAACTCTCCGCCCCGGCCGACTTGAACTGA